The Agromyces mangrovi genome contains a region encoding:
- a CDS encoding ribonuclease D, translated as MADYQVIDSRDGLADAVDAIASGTGPVAVDAERASGFRYSQRAYLIQVFRRGAGTFLFDPPPIGDFDPLQRAIGEEEWILHAASQDLACLREVGLDPARIFDTELGARLLGRPKVGLAAVVEDLLGITLAKEHSAADWSTRPIPQSWLRYAALDVEHLVDVRERMGDALDAAGKQGIAAEEFQAVLEREAKPAPAEPWRRLSGIHGVRGQRALAVARALWTARDEYARETDIAPGRLVPDAAIVAVAKSMPDSKRALAELRTFTGRASRTEIDRWWAAIESGRSTTDLPAVRVPADTLPPARAWSTRNPEADARLKPARRALLEVAEAMEMPVENLLTPEYLRRVAWDPPEPATTHAIASALVDLGAREWQVAATAQRIADAFVEAAQADDAAVTAGS; from the coding sequence GTGGCTGACTACCAGGTGATCGACTCCCGCGACGGCCTCGCCGACGCCGTGGACGCGATCGCCTCGGGCACCGGTCCGGTCGCCGTCGACGCCGAGCGCGCGAGCGGGTTCCGCTACTCCCAGCGCGCCTATCTCATCCAGGTCTTCCGCCGGGGCGCTGGCACGTTCCTCTTCGACCCGCCGCCCATCGGCGACTTCGACCCGCTGCAGCGGGCGATCGGCGAGGAGGAGTGGATCCTCCACGCGGCGAGCCAGGACCTGGCGTGCCTGCGCGAGGTCGGCCTCGACCCGGCGCGCATCTTCGACACGGAGCTCGGCGCCCGGCTGCTCGGGCGCCCGAAGGTCGGGCTCGCCGCCGTGGTCGAGGACCTGCTCGGCATCACGCTGGCGAAGGAGCACTCGGCGGCCGACTGGTCGACCCGGCCGATCCCCCAGTCGTGGCTGCGCTATGCCGCGCTCGACGTCGAGCACCTCGTCGACGTCCGCGAGCGAATGGGCGACGCGCTCGACGCGGCAGGCAAGCAGGGCATCGCCGCCGAGGAGTTCCAGGCGGTGCTCGAGCGCGAGGCGAAGCCTGCGCCCGCCGAACCGTGGCGGCGGCTCTCTGGCATCCACGGGGTGCGCGGCCAGCGCGCCCTGGCGGTGGCGCGTGCGCTGTGGACCGCGCGCGACGAGTACGCCCGCGAGACCGACATCGCGCCGGGCCGCCTGGTGCCCGATGCCGCGATCGTCGCCGTCGCGAAGTCGATGCCCGACAGCAAGCGCGCGCTCGCCGAGCTGCGCACCTTCACCGGCCGCGCGAGTCGCACCGAGATCGACCGCTGGTGGGCCGCGATCGAGTCGGGCCGCTCGACGACCGACCTCCCCGCGGTGCGGGTGCCGGCCGACACGCTCCCGCCCGCCCGGGCCTGGTCGACCAGGAATCCCGAGGCGGATGCCCGGCTGAAGCCGGCGCGTCGCGCGCTGCTGGAGGTCGCCGAGGCCATGGAGATGCCGGTGGAGAACCTGCTCACGCCGGAGTACCTGCGGCGCGTCGCGTGGGATCCGCCCGAGCCCGCGACGACGCACGCGATCGCCTCCGCGCTCGTGGATCTGGGAGCGCGCGAGTGGCAGGTTGCCGCAACCGCACAGAGAATCGCCGATGCCTTTGTAGAGGCAGCCCAAGCCGACGACGCGGCCGTCACGGCCGGTTCGT
- a CDS encoding DUF3000 domain-containing protein, which translates to MPEQASPPPPEFAAALDALRRSSTRPELAVTEIPAPSSLAPYAVALAADVTPAPHGSDSDLGTGRFVLLYDPEEPEEWGGRFRVICFAQAPLETEIGLDPFLADVAWSWLVDALDARGAHYVAASGTATKVLSTGYGELAEQGDGAQIELRASWTPLDHEVAAHVEGWGELLCMLAGLPPSTEGVTLLARKRARRG; encoded by the coding sequence GTGCCCGAGCAAGCGTCACCTCCGCCCCCGGAGTTCGCGGCCGCACTCGACGCGCTCCGCCGCTCGTCGACGAGACCCGAGCTCGCCGTCACGGAGATCCCCGCGCCGTCTTCGCTCGCGCCCTACGCCGTCGCACTCGCCGCCGACGTGACGCCCGCGCCGCACGGATCGGACTCCGATCTCGGCACCGGCCGGTTCGTGCTGCTCTACGATCCGGAGGAGCCCGAGGAGTGGGGCGGGCGGTTCCGCGTGATCTGCTTCGCGCAGGCCCCGCTCGAGACCGAGATCGGACTCGACCCGTTCCTCGCCGACGTCGCCTGGTCGTGGCTGGTCGACGCCCTCGACGCACGGGGCGCGCACTACGTGGCCGCTTCAGGCACCGCCACCAAGGTGCTCTCCACCGGCTACGGCGAGCTCGCCGAGCAGGGCGACGGCGCGCAGATCGAGTTGCGCGCATCCTGGACCCCGCTCGACCACGAGGTCGCGGCGCATGTGGAAGGCTGGGGAGAACTGCTCTGCATGCTCGCGGGGCTTCCGCCATCGACGGAGGGAGTGACCCTCCTCGCACGAAAGAGGGCCCGGCGTGGCTGA